From one Comamonas piscis genomic stretch:
- a CDS encoding SulP family inorganic anion transporter, whose protein sequence is MTIALRPSRADALAALSMAGLLLPEAVAYSSIAGLPPQAGVIGLLAGLLTYGITGSSRFAIVSATSSSAAVLASAMNSVLHVSTDAQHMMGLAMVLLAGIYFIFAGLARMGSISNFIAKPVLTGFSLGLALTIAIKQLPNAVGVHPAHSDIFRFSYELLQQWPQWNLAGLALLVAALVLLRLLRRWPLVPAALLVIVIGIALDATGYCARWGIAPVGAMQLGFSHPSLPSLAFAEWLRVGQLAAALALILYAESYGSIRNFAVRHGDKVQSNRDLMALGLSNVVSSLFQGMPVGAGYSATSANEVAGAQSKAAGLLTAALIALLLWLCLPWIEKIPEPLLAAIVMFAVSHTLSLKSVRPYFQWRRDRTLVVLAFLAVLVFGVLDGLLVSMGVSILLLLRDYAQPRLSWLARLPGSHDFVDVAHYANAEQPAGMLIARPAEPLFFGNAEPTLGLMARRVVDQKQAAGAAPLHTLVLSLEATSDLDGTTIIALSEFATLLEKQQVCLVIARARNRVREVLERAQIPQLPADAYAAFSVDDAVTAALAGASSQATAG, encoded by the coding sequence ATGACCATCGCTTTGCGCCCCAGCCGTGCCGATGCGCTTGCCGCCCTGTCGATGGCGGGGCTGCTGCTGCCCGAAGCGGTGGCCTACAGCAGCATCGCAGGCCTGCCGCCGCAGGCAGGCGTGATTGGCTTGCTGGCGGGGTTGCTGACCTATGGCATCACCGGCAGCAGCCGCTTTGCGATTGTGTCGGCCACCTCGTCATCGGCGGCGGTGCTGGCCTCGGCGATGAACTCGGTGCTGCATGTCAGCACCGATGCGCAGCACATGATGGGCCTGGCGATGGTGCTGCTGGCGGGCATCTACTTCATCTTTGCCGGGCTGGCCCGCATGGGCAGCATCTCCAACTTTATCGCCAAGCCGGTGCTGACCGGCTTCTCGCTGGGGCTGGCGCTGACGATTGCAATCAAGCAGTTGCCCAATGCCGTGGGCGTGCACCCGGCGCACAGCGATATCTTCCGCTTCAGCTATGAGCTGCTGCAGCAGTGGCCGCAGTGGAACTTGGCGGGGCTGGCCCTGCTGGTCGCGGCGCTGGTGCTGCTGCGCTTGTTGCGCCGATGGCCGCTGGTGCCGGCGGCGCTGTTGGTGATCGTCATCGGCATTGCGCTGGATGCGACGGGTTACTGCGCACGCTGGGGCATTGCCCCGGTGGGGGCGATGCAGCTGGGCTTTTCGCATCCCAGCCTGCCCAGCTTGGCGTTTGCCGAGTGGTTGCGCGTGGGCCAGCTGGCGGCGGCGCTGGCGCTCATTCTGTATGCCGAGTCCTATGGCTCGATCCGCAATTTTGCAGTGCGCCATGGCGACAAGGTCCAGTCCAACCGCGACCTGATGGCGCTGGGCCTGTCGAATGTGGTGTCCAGCCTTTTTCAGGGGATGCCGGTAGGGGCGGGTTATTCGGCCACTTCGGCCAATGAGGTGGCGGGCGCGCAGAGCAAGGCTGCGGGCCTGCTGACGGCGGCGCTGATCGCGCTGCTGCTGTGGCTGTGCCTGCCCTGGATTGAGAAAATCCCCGAGCCGCTGCTGGCCGCGATTGTGATGTTTGCGGTGAGCCATACGCTCAGCCTGAAGAGCGTGCGGCCTTATTTTCAGTGGCGGCGCGACCGCACGCTGGTGGTGCTGGCCTTTCTCGCGGTGCTGGTGTTTGGCGTGCTCGATGGCCTGTTGGTCTCGATGGGCGTCAGCATCTTGCTGCTGCTGCGTGACTATGCCCAGCCCCGCTTGAGTTGGCTGGCGCGCCTGCCCGGCTCGCATGATTTTGTGGATGTGGCGCACTATGCCAATGCCGAGCAGCCTGCCGGCATGCTGATTGCCCGCCCGGCCGAGCCGCTGTTCTTTGGCAATGCGGAGCCTACCCTGGGCCTCATGGCGCGCCGGGTGGTGGACCAAAAGCAGGCGGCCGGTGCCGCACCCTTGCACACCTTGGTGCTGAGCCTGGAGGCCACTTCAGACCTGGATGGAACCACCATCATCGCGCTGAGCGAGTTTGCGACCTTGCTGGAGAAGCAGCAGGTGTGCCTGGTCATCGCCCGCGCCAGAAACCGGGTCCGGGAAGTGCTGGAGCGTGCGCAGATTCCGCAGCTGCCTGCCGATGCGTATGCGGCCTTTAGCGTGGATGATGCGGTCACGGCGGCCTTGGCTGGGGCATCCAGTCAGGCGACGGCTGGTTGA
- a CDS encoding ParB-like protein, translated as MRAKQQLQRVLISDLRPTQITVGAIEVAAKRRDWAGMKPKAREQLLNTHWFPTVVGPHGECYIVDHHHLGQALIQEGVKYAWAVQLADFSNMEVQLFWRLMAFRHWAHSFDEHGAQCEYTAIPGRLAALRDDPYRSLAGEVRSHGGFSKESEPYVEFLWADFFRSHFSRDALKPNAKGLLSAKVLAQAIKIAHGSTAQNLPGWTGLLDAALPVSASLCTDDKDDLSHGAAKGGAKDKLKDKSKPQSKSRPQSKSKD; from the coding sequence ATGCGCGCCAAGCAGCAACTGCAGCGGGTCTTGATCAGCGATCTGCGTCCCACCCAGATTACGGTGGGGGCCATTGAGGTGGCGGCCAAGCGCCGAGATTGGGCGGGGATGAAGCCCAAGGCGCGCGAGCAGCTGCTGAACACGCACTGGTTCCCGACGGTGGTGGGGCCGCATGGCGAGTGCTATATCGTCGACCACCACCACCTGGGCCAGGCGCTGATCCAGGAAGGGGTGAAGTACGCCTGGGCGGTGCAGCTGGCGGACTTTTCCAATATGGAGGTGCAGCTGTTCTGGCGGCTGATGGCCTTCCGCCACTGGGCGCATTCCTTTGATGAGCATGGCGCCCAGTGCGAGTACACCGCCATCCCGGGCAGGCTGGCAGCGCTGCGCGACGACCCCTACCGCAGCCTGGCGGGCGAGGTGCGCAGCCATGGTGGCTTCTCCAAAGAGTCGGAGCCCTATGTGGAGTTTTTGTGGGCGGATTTTTTCCGCAGCCACTTTAGTCGTGACGCGCTCAAGCCCAATGCCAAAGGCTTGCTGAGCGCTAAGGTGCTGGCCCAGGCGATCAAGATTGCGCATGGCAGCACGGCGCAGAATCTGCCGGGCTGGACGGGGCTGCTGGATGCCGCTTTGCCGGTCAGTGCCTCCCTGTGTACCGATGACAAGGATGACCTCTCCCACGGCGCAGCCAAAGGTGGGGCCAAGGACAAGCTAAAGGACAAGTCCAAACCGCAGTCCAAATCCAGACCACAGTCCAAGTCCAAGGACTGA
- a CDS encoding FAD-dependent monooxygenase, producing the protein MPTIPHYDVIIVGAGPVGLLLSCELRLAHCSVLVLEQAPHPHAPLKQAPFGIRGLNIPTLEALQRRGLLDAVTAPVHSDSAPSVSRPHWMQHARRPGGHFAGMQFFQDQIDTAAWPYRLPSPASESMPTTMERLESVLAQRAADLGVELRRGARVTDIAQLPDGVLVQAGDAQLQASWLVGCDGGRSQIRKAAGFDFAGTEPEFTGYSVEATLDNSATLMPGRHYTDTGMYTFQPPGTIAMVDFDGGAFHGSTSISAGHVQTVLRRVSGTDATVQSLQLASTWTDRARQASSYRQGRVLLAGDAAHIHSPLGGQGLNLGIGDAMNLGWKLAATIRGDAPADLLDSYIAERHPVGAQVLDWSRAQVALMRPSPATRALADIVRDLIATRDGATYFADRVWGATLRYDLGDPHPLVGRSAPNFALADGSTLASHLQTGQGLLLDFDTAAPLRDLAMGWQGRLRYIASRAADELGLRSLLVRPDGIVAWVDDGVAPSENVSGAIQRWFGPGQQR; encoded by the coding sequence ATGCCTACGATCCCCCATTACGACGTCATCATTGTTGGTGCAGGCCCCGTGGGTCTGCTGCTCAGTTGCGAGCTGCGGCTCGCCCATTGCTCCGTGCTGGTGCTGGAGCAAGCTCCCCACCCGCACGCCCCCCTCAAGCAAGCGCCCTTTGGCATTCGCGGCCTCAACATCCCCACGCTGGAGGCGCTGCAGCGCCGGGGCTTGCTGGATGCCGTTACCGCGCCCGTGCACAGCGACAGCGCCCCCTCCGTATCGCGCCCCCACTGGATGCAGCATGCGCGCCGGCCCGGCGGGCATTTTGCGGGCATGCAGTTCTTCCAGGACCAGATCGACACCGCCGCCTGGCCCTACCGCCTACCCAGCCCCGCCAGCGAAAGCATGCCCACGACGATGGAGCGCCTCGAATCGGTGCTGGCACAGCGTGCGGCAGACCTGGGCGTGGAGCTGCGCCGTGGCGCTCGTGTGACCGATATTGCGCAGTTGCCCGACGGCGTGCTGGTGCAAGCCGGTGATGCACAGCTACAAGCCAGCTGGCTGGTGGGCTGCGACGGTGGCCGCAGCCAGATCCGCAAAGCAGCGGGTTTTGACTTTGCCGGCACCGAGCCCGAGTTCACGGGCTACTCGGTAGAGGCCACGCTGGACAACAGCGCCACACTTATGCCCGGCCGCCATTACACAGACACGGGCATGTACACCTTCCAGCCACCCGGCACGATCGCGATGGTGGATTTTGATGGCGGCGCCTTCCACGGCAGCACCTCCATCAGCGCCGGGCATGTGCAAACGGTGCTGCGCCGGGTCAGCGGCACAGATGCGACGGTCCAATCGCTGCAACTCGCATCCACCTGGACCGACCGCGCCCGCCAGGCCAGCAGCTACCGCCAGGGCCGCGTGCTGCTGGCGGGAGACGCCGCCCATATCCACTCGCCCTTGGGCGGCCAGGGCCTCAACCTGGGCATTGGGGATGCGATGAACCTGGGCTGGAAGCTGGCTGCCACGATCCGGGGTGATGCGCCAGCGGACCTGCTGGACAGCTATATCGCCGAGCGCCACCCGGTTGGCGCCCAGGTGCTGGACTGGTCCCGCGCCCAGGTCGCCCTGATGCGCCCCAGCCCCGCTACACGCGCCCTTGCCGACATCGTGCGCGACCTGATCGCCACCCGCGATGGCGCCACCTACTTTGCCGACCGGGTCTGGGGCGCCACCTTGCGCTATGACCTGGGCGACCCCCACCCGTTGGTGGGCCGCAGCGCGCCAAACTTTGCACTGGCCGATGGCTCAACCCTTGCGAGCCATCTGCAGACTGGCCAGGGACTGCTGCTGGACTTTGATACCGCTGCACCTTTGCGTGACTTGGCGATGGGATGGCAGGGCCGCCTCCGCTATATCGCCAGCCGTGCCGCTGATGAACTGGGGTTGCGATCGCTGCTGGTCCGCCCGGACGGCATCGTCGCCTGGGTGGATGACGGTGTGGCGCCATCCGAGAACGTTTCAGGAGCTATCCAGCGCTGGTTTGGCCCCGGGCAACAGCGCTAA